From one Halothece sp. PCC 7418 genomic stretch:
- a CDS encoding DUF4278 domain-containing protein, with translation MKLTYRGVQYDNNTPVIETTEGQVAGKYRGLDWRFHGLKKQLHLQPRANLTYRGVTYQVHPQGAEVPDTSVKPDSTSISTEAKARNLMRNQVLNFKKRQKSMLTRANAEIGLK, from the coding sequence ATGAAATTAACATATCGCGGTGTCCAATACGACAATAATACTCCCGTCATTGAAACGACAGAAGGTCAAGTTGCTGGAAAATATCGTGGCTTAGACTGGCGCTTTCACGGCTTAAAAAAACAACTCCACCTTCAACCGCGTGCAAACCTCACTTATCGGGGTGTTACTTATCAAGTTCATCCACAAGGTGCGGAAGTCCCCGATACATCAGTTAAACCTGACAGCACTTCCATCTCCACTGAAGCGAAAGCCCGCAATCTGATGCGGAACCAAGTCCTGAACTTCAAAAAACGACAAAAATCAATGCTTACTCGGGCTAATGCTGAAATTGGTCTGAAATAG
- a CDS encoding DUF6679 family protein, with the protein MLHRKINQFCNEGREVCIFLRDQQRWIEDARIVSLEGDLVTVRYEVEEDEEISSWEEIIRLESIASITHQLASVTRTNIDPLVSDECPEAEQIYPHHPDHPQE; encoded by the coding sequence ATGCTACACCGCAAGATTAATCAATTTTGTAACGAAGGTCGTGAAGTCTGCATTTTCTTGCGGGATCAGCAACGCTGGATCGAAGATGCACGAATCGTTAGCTTAGAAGGTGATTTAGTAACGGTGCGTTACGAAGTGGAAGAGGATGAGGAGATTAGTTCTTGGGAAGAGATTATTCGTTTAGAAAGTATTGCTTCCATTACCCACCAACTGGCTTCAGTGACTCGGACAAACATTGATCCCTTAGTATCTGACGAATGTCCTGAAGCCGAACAAATCTATCCCCATCATCCCGATCATCCTCAAGAATAA
- a CDS encoding ATP-binding protein — MKLTLIGQEINALTLGSVNAKTLLWELPKKMTQSLSAQVCFLIPFVSLPTASWSRENGIDKRQLTLWEAKLQTILWKTQEIHSNESEVPINLLADLQQELALPHWEVCPIAQDQLWGWLILGSNQELGLNSRLESSLASALCLAMKTAQLQFELHKKERYKWLQQNVTELIHNSQDLETILYSAIAQTSQALEVTRGIVLMLRYAEPIFGNRREINNPNVEVQLLTQWAQSSPFKTSLTSFPLSNSPLCLKAWQQAPIPLSQQVVDDPYQLYFLEESCPTSAWIITPLMGTSSGRPESQMVLGFLLLENDQPRQWYKEEQELLSWVSTEVSTTIVHNKTLQRVQSLVDERTAQLQRSLDVQAKLYETSRNQVEQLQELNQLKDEFLATISHELNTPLATMKMAIRMLHNEALPPERKQKYLGILEQEWNREHNLIKDLLTLQKVEDEGTSLQVKPVNVKQLLREIADEFQWKWQEKQLDLTLRLAPPQHSDERFTIESDEESVRRIVLELLSNAGKYSRAKTTVEIMLSETIHNWICMSVKNIGYGIAPSEQSYIFDRFRRGKGATQKAIPGTGLGLALVQSLVQHLRGKIDLNSEYNPDGVGETTFHVTLPRSLDEVLET, encoded by the coding sequence GTGAAACTAACACTGATTGGACAAGAGATTAATGCCTTAACCCTGGGGAGTGTCAACGCAAAAACACTGCTCTGGGAACTCCCGAAAAAAATGACCCAGAGTTTATCAGCGCAAGTGTGTTTTTTAATTCCCTTTGTGAGTTTACCCACTGCTAGCTGGAGTCGAGAAAATGGTATTGACAAAAGACAGTTAACCTTATGGGAAGCAAAACTGCAAACCATTCTTTGGAAAACTCAGGAAATCCATTCTAATGAGAGTGAAGTTCCCATCAACCTTTTAGCTGATTTGCAACAGGAATTAGCCCTTCCGCATTGGGAGGTGTGCCCGATTGCTCAAGATCAGCTTTGGGGTTGGTTAATTTTAGGGAGCAATCAAGAGCTAGGGTTGAATAGTAGGTTGGAATCGTCTCTAGCAAGTGCGTTGTGTTTGGCGATGAAAACGGCACAATTGCAATTTGAGTTGCATAAGAAAGAACGTTATAAATGGCTGCAACAAAATGTCACGGAGTTGATTCATAATTCTCAAGACTTAGAGACGATTTTATACAGCGCGATCGCGCAAACTAGCCAAGCTCTAGAAGTGACTCGCGGTATTGTCCTCATGTTGCGCTATGCTGAACCGATTTTTGGCAATCGCCGAGAAATTAACAACCCAAATGTCGAAGTGCAACTATTAACCCAATGGGCACAATCTTCGCCTTTCAAAACCTCTTTAACCTCTTTTCCCCTCAGCAACAGTCCTCTTTGCTTAAAAGCCTGGCAACAAGCCCCCATTCCTCTTTCTCAGCAGGTCGTGGATGATCCGTATCAACTTTATTTCTTAGAAGAGTCTTGCCCGACATCGGCTTGGATCATTACGCCTCTCATGGGAACAAGCAGTGGTCGCCCCGAGTCACAGATGGTCTTAGGATTTCTGCTTTTAGAAAACGATCAGCCCCGACAATGGTACAAAGAAGAGCAAGAATTATTGAGTTGGGTGAGTACAGAAGTCAGCACGACAATTGTCCATAATAAAACTCTACAACGGGTGCAGTCTCTGGTTGATGAGCGGACTGCACAATTGCAACGGAGTTTAGATGTACAAGCAAAACTTTATGAAACCAGTCGCAATCAAGTCGAACAGTTACAAGAATTAAATCAACTCAAAGATGAATTTTTAGCCACAATTAGCCATGAGTTGAATACGCCTTTAGCAACGATGAAAATGGCGATTCGGATGTTACATAATGAAGCACTGCCCCCAGAGCGCAAACAAAAGTATCTGGGGATTTTAGAACAAGAATGGAATCGAGAACATAACCTGATTAAAGATCTATTGACCTTACAAAAAGTCGAGGATGAAGGAACATCTCTACAAGTCAAACCAGTTAATGTTAAACAATTATTAAGAGAAATCGCTGATGAATTTCAGTGGAAATGGCAAGAGAAACAGCTAGATTTGACCTTGCGTTTAGCACCACCGCAGCATTCTGATGAACGGTTTACCATTGAGAGTGATGAAGAAAGTGTGCGACGGATTGTTTTAGAGTTATTGAGTAATGCGGGAAAGTATTCTCGGGCAAAGACAACAGTCGAAATCATGCTTTCGGAAACAATCCACAACTGGATTTGCATGAGTGTCAAAAATATTGGGTATGGGATTGCTCCGAGTGAACAAAGTTATATTTTTGATCGGTTTCGGCGCGGAAAAGGCGCAACTCAAAAAGCAATTCCTGGCACTGGATTAGGATTAGCATTAGTTCAGTCTCTGGTGCAACATCTTCGTGGCAAAATTGATCTCAACAGCGAGTATAATCCTGATGGAGTTGGGGAAACGACATTTCATGTCACTCTTCCTCGCTCTTTAGATGAAGTATTAGAAACATAA
- the dnaN gene encoding DNA polymerase III subunit beta → MKLVCSQSDLKTNLSLVSRAVPSRPTHPVLGNVLFQTNAETQRITLTAFDLSLGLQTSFPAQVSENHTFTLPAKLLNDIVTRLPEGEITLLGMEDEEGEDDFSATLISASGRFRLRGMTPEEYPNLPEITDGEALQVPVAALADGLSSTLFAASTEEAKQVLTGVHLTRQEDSLEFAATDGHRLAVLDATTEGIAGATEGFAVTIPARALRELERMVKMQKEEAVVSLRCDDVQVAFELDSQRLTSRKLDGSYPAYDQLIPKQFSKQVTLERKRLLNSLELVAVLADQKNNVVKFSIDSENQQLSLSVDAQEVGSAQESIPAQITGDSIDIAFNVKYLMDGLKAFKGNEIQMQLNEATQPIIFSPLGELKMTYLVMPVQLRD, encoded by the coding sequence ATGAAACTTGTTTGCAGCCAGAGCGATCTCAAAACCAATCTCTCCCTTGTTAGTCGAGCAGTTCCCTCGCGCCCCACTCATCCCGTTTTAGGTAATGTTCTTTTTCAAACGAATGCGGAAACACAACGCATTACCCTAACTGCATTTGACCTAAGTTTAGGACTACAAACGAGTTTTCCCGCCCAAGTGAGTGAAAATCATACCTTTACCCTTCCCGCTAAACTCCTCAATGATATTGTGACTCGTCTTCCGGAAGGAGAAATCACCCTCTTAGGAATGGAAGATGAGGAAGGAGAAGATGATTTTAGTGCAACTCTCATTTCCGCTTCTGGACGCTTTCGATTGCGTGGGATGACTCCAGAAGAATACCCGAACTTACCAGAAATTACAGACGGAGAAGCCTTACAAGTTCCCGTAGCAGCTTTAGCAGATGGTTTAAGTTCCACGCTGTTTGCAGCAAGTACCGAGGAAGCCAAACAAGTGCTCACGGGCGTGCATTTAACCCGCCAAGAAGATAGTTTAGAATTTGCTGCAACGGATGGACATCGTTTAGCGGTTCTGGATGCGACCACAGAAGGGATTGCAGGAGCAACAGAAGGTTTTGCTGTTACCATTCCCGCTCGGGCGCTGCGAGAGTTAGAGCGAATGGTCAAAATGCAAAAAGAAGAGGCGGTGGTGAGCTTGCGTTGTGACGATGTGCAAGTTGCTTTTGAATTAGACTCCCAACGCCTAACCAGTCGTAAACTGGACGGATCTTATCCCGCTTATGACCAACTCATCCCGAAACAGTTTTCTAAACAAGTCACTTTAGAAAGGAAACGTTTATTAAATAGTTTGGAGTTAGTGGCTGTTTTAGCTGACCAGAAAAATAATGTGGTTAAATTCAGCATTGATAGTGAAAATCAACAGTTATCTCTCTCGGTGGATGCACAAGAAGTGGGGAGTGCTCAAGAGTCCATTCCTGCTCAAATTACAGGAGACAGTATCGACATTGCATTTAATGTCAAATATCTAATGGATGGACTAAAAGCCTTTAAGGGGAATGAGATTCAAATGCAACTCAATGAAGCAACACAACCCATTATTTTTAGTCCATTAGGAGAGTTGAAAATGACTTACTTGGTGATGCCAGTCCAGTTGCGGGATTAA
- a CDS encoding fasciclin domain-containing protein, which yields MPTIVDIAVENDSFQTLVQAVKAADLVDTLASEGPFTVFAPTDDAFAKLPPGTIQTLVQNPPQLARILTYHVLSGRYHQSELADLGMVNSIEGSPISIDCSDGFEVKNATVTAPDIEADNGVIHVIDNVLLMG from the coding sequence ATGCCAACAATCGTCGATATTGCCGTTGAAAATGACTCCTTTCAAACCTTAGTACAAGCCGTGAAAGCTGCGGATTTAGTGGATACCCTTGCCAGTGAAGGGCCCTTTACTGTCTTTGCGCCAACAGATGACGCATTTGCAAAATTACCCCCAGGCACGATTCAAACCCTCGTTCAAAATCCACCGCAACTTGCTCGCATCCTAACCTATCATGTTTTATCTGGTCGCTATCATCAGAGTGAACTCGCTGATTTAGGCATGGTCAACTCTATAGAAGGATCGCCCATATCCATTGATTGTAGCGATGGCTTTGAAGTTAAAAACGCCACAGTGACTGCACCTGATATCGAAGCCGATAATGGTGTGATTCATGTGATTGATAATGTTTTGTTGATGGGATAG
- the carB gene encoding carbamoyl-phosphate synthase large subunit, translated as MPRRTDLKKILVLGAGPIIIGQACEFDYSGTQACKALREEGYDVVLVNSNPATIMTDPETTERTYIEPLTPEIVEKIIAKERPDALLPTMGGQTALNVAVDLANAGVLEAYNVDLIGAKLPAIEMAEDRLLFKEAMARIDIPVCPSGIASSLEEAKIIAQQEIGSYPIIIRPAYTLGGSGGGIAYNQEEFEEKAQLGLDASPVSQILIERSLLGWKEYELEVMRDLADNVVIICSIENLDPMGVHTGDSITVAPAQTLTDKEYQRLRDYSKKIIREIGVETGGSNIQFAVNPDDGEVVVIEMNPRVSRSSALASKATGFPIAKFAAKLAVGYTLDEIPNDITKKTPASFEPTIDYVVTKIPRFTFEKFPGSTPNLTTQMKSVGEAMAIGRTFCESFQKALRSLETGRMGWGCTPLTSRGGLPSITQVRASLRTATPERIFAVHHAFHLGMTVEEIHQLTSIDPWFLTNMERIIAGEKFLKATPLDQITAEQMREIKQLGFSDPQIAFATQTTEAAVADKRRELNVFPVYKMVDTCAAEFEAFTPYYYSTYEVGETEVIPSEKPKVMILGGGPNRIGQGIEFDYCCCHASFSLGDAGYETIMVNSNPETVSTDYDTSDRLYFEPLTREDVFNIIAVERPRGIIIQFGGQTPLKLAVSLEEYLHRHQDTIPTKIWGTSPDSIDIAEDRERFEQILRQLVIDQPPNGLARSYDEALVIAGNIGYPVVVRPSYVLGGRAMEIVYSDAELEHYMNFAVQVEPEHPILIDKFLENAIEVDVDAIADQEGNVVIGGIMEHIEQAGIHSGDSACSLPYVSLSETVLATIRKATAQLATALKVVGLMNIQFAVQGETVYILEANPRASRTVPFVSKATGFPLAKLASLVMSGKTLAELNFTEEPRPDHIAVKEAVFPFDKFPGTDVILGPEMRSTGEVMGIDYEFGKAFAKAELAAGQRLPLSGTVFVSTNNRDKQLVIPVVKDFIELGFDIIATEGTKAALEAEGLEVGLLLKLHQGRPHVLDAIKNRKIQLIINTPTGQEAQTDGQLIRRTALAYKIPMVTTIAGARANVAAIRALQSGSLDVKALQEYISAT; from the coding sequence ATGCCCCGTCGTACCGATCTCAAAAAAATTCTAGTCCTGGGTGCTGGCCCCATTATCATTGGACAAGCCTGCGAATTCGACTATTCTGGGACGCAAGCCTGTAAAGCCCTACGGGAAGAAGGCTATGATGTGGTGTTGGTCAACTCAAACCCTGCGACGATTATGACCGATCCCGAGACGACGGAACGAACTTATATTGAACCCCTCACGCCAGAAATCGTCGAGAAAATTATCGCCAAAGAACGTCCTGATGCGTTGCTTCCCACGATGGGCGGACAAACGGCGTTAAATGTGGCGGTGGATTTAGCCAATGCTGGGGTTTTAGAAGCCTATAATGTGGATTTAATTGGCGCGAAACTCCCTGCAATTGAAATGGCAGAAGATCGCTTGCTGTTTAAGGAGGCGATGGCGCGGATTGATATTCCCGTTTGTCCGTCGGGAATTGCCAGTAGTCTTGAAGAAGCGAAGATCATCGCCCAACAAGAAATTGGCAGTTATCCCATTATTATCCGTCCCGCTTACACCCTCGGGGGAAGTGGGGGCGGAATTGCTTACAATCAAGAAGAATTTGAAGAAAAAGCCCAGTTAGGACTCGATGCCAGTCCCGTTTCCCAAATCCTCATTGAACGCTCCTTACTCGGCTGGAAAGAATACGAATTAGAAGTCATGCGGGATTTAGCGGATAATGTGGTCATTATCTGCTCGATCGAGAACCTTGATCCCATGGGAGTTCATACGGGCGACTCGATTACGGTTGCACCAGCGCAAACGTTAACCGATAAAGAATATCAACGGCTGCGGGATTATTCTAAGAAGATTATCCGCGAAATTGGGGTAGAAACGGGCGGATCGAATATTCAGTTTGCGGTGAACCCTGATGATGGGGAAGTGGTCGTCATTGAAATGAATCCCCGGGTCTCGCGAAGTTCGGCGTTAGCCTCGAAAGCCACTGGATTTCCGATCGCGAAGTTTGCTGCCAAGTTAGCTGTAGGTTATACCCTTGATGAAATTCCTAATGATATCACCAAGAAAACACCCGCTTCCTTTGAACCGACCATTGATTATGTGGTGACTAAGATTCCCCGCTTTACCTTCGAGAAATTCCCTGGTTCTACCCCCAATTTAACCACACAGATGAAGTCTGTGGGGGAAGCAATGGCAATCGGACGCACTTTCTGTGAATCGTTCCAAAAGGCGCTGCGATCGCTGGAAACAGGACGTATGGGGTGGGGATGTACCCCCCTTACCTCCCGAGGGGGGTTACCCTCTATTACCCAAGTTCGCGCCAGTTTACGCACCGCAACCCCAGAACGCATTTTTGCGGTTCATCACGCCTTCCACCTCGGGATGACTGTAGAAGAGATTCATCAGTTAACCAGCATTGATCCTTGGTTTTTAACGAATATGGAACGGATTATTGCGGGTGAGAAATTTTTGAAAGCAACGCCGTTAGACCAAATCACCGCCGAACAAATGCGGGAAATTAAACAGTTAGGCTTCAGTGACCCACAAATTGCTTTTGCCACCCAGACTACAGAAGCAGCAGTAGCAGACAAACGCCGAGAATTAAATGTCTTCCCCGTGTATAAAATGGTGGATACCTGTGCAGCAGAATTTGAAGCCTTTACGCCCTATTACTATTCCACCTATGAAGTGGGCGAGACGGAAGTGATCCCCTCTGAGAAGCCAAAAGTAATGATTTTAGGGGGAGGACCGAACCGCATTGGACAAGGGATTGAATTTGACTATTGCTGCTGTCATGCGTCTTTCTCGCTGGGAGATGCGGGGTATGAGACGATTATGGTCAATTCTAACCCCGAAACCGTTTCTACCGATTATGACACCAGCGATCGGCTTTATTTTGAACCGCTAACGCGAGAAGATGTGTTTAATATTATTGCGGTGGAACGTCCCCGAGGAATTATTATTCAATTTGGCGGACAAACGCCCTTAAAACTTGCGGTTTCTCTGGAAGAATATCTCCACCGCCATCAAGATACGATTCCGACGAAAATCTGGGGAACGTCTCCCGATTCCATTGATATTGCTGAAGATCGAGAACGATTTGAGCAAATTTTGCGCCAACTGGTGATTGATCAACCGCCGAATGGACTGGCGCGGAGTTATGATGAAGCACTGGTAATTGCAGGAAATATTGGCTATCCTGTGGTTGTGCGTCCGTCTTATGTTCTCGGGGGTCGCGCCATGGAAATTGTCTATTCTGATGCAGAATTAGAACATTACATGAATTTTGCGGTGCAGGTAGAACCCGAACACCCGATTCTGATTGATAAATTCTTAGAAAACGCGATCGAAGTTGATGTGGACGCGATCGCGGATCAAGAAGGCAATGTGGTCATCGGTGGTATCATGGAACATATTGAACAAGCGGGGATTCACTCGGGCGACTCTGCTTGCTCTCTCCCTTATGTTTCCTTAAGTGAAACGGTTCTCGCTACCATTCGCAAAGCTACCGCACAACTGGCAACCGCCCTCAAAGTAGTAGGCTTGATGAACATTCAATTTGCAGTACAAGGCGAAACGGTTTACATCCTAGAAGCCAATCCTCGCGCCTCCCGTACCGTTCCCTTTGTATCGAAAGCAACGGGCTTTCCGTTGGCAAAACTTGCCTCTTTGGTGATGTCTGGGAAAACCTTAGCCGAACTCAACTTTACAGAAGAACCGCGTCCTGACCATATCGCCGTCAAAGAAGCTGTTTTTCCCTTTGATAAATTCCCAGGGACGGATGTGATTTTAGGTCCTGAAATGCGCTCCACTGGGGAAGTGATGGGCATTGACTATGAGTTTGGGAAAGCCTTTGCTAAAGCCGAACTCGCAGCGGGTCAACGCTTACCCCTTTCGGGAACAGTATTTGTCTCTACGAATAATCGCGATAAACAACTCGTTATTCCAGTGGTGAAAGACTTTATTGAGTTAGGCTTTGATATTATTGCCACGGAAGGCACGAAAGCAGCGTTAGAAGCAGAAGGATTAGAGGTGGGACTTCTTCTGAAACTCCATCAAGGTCGCCCTCATGTCTTAGATGCCATTAAAAACCGCAAGATTCAACTGATTATTAACACCCCCACTGGACAAGAAGCGCAAACGGACGGTCAACTGATTCGCCGTACTGCCCTAGCGTATAAAATTCCGATGGTAACAACCATTGCGGGTGCAAGAGCCAATGTTGCTGCGATTCGGGCGCTGCAGTCTGGATCATTGGATGTGAAAGCCTTACAGGAATATATCAGTGCTACCTGA
- a CDS encoding SRPBCC family protein: MIDPQFKNEPADAAHAGDSELEAQLEAVEIQTEEVAKRQRRITSQIAIAHPRESVWKVLTDYESLPEFIPSLEKSQRLEHPEGEKVRLEQVGKQKLLKMNFSARVVLDLEEAHPERIDFEMVEGDFKAFSGYWFLEPKEKTTQLVYSIFVWPPRTMPVSLIERRLSKDLSLNLVAIRQRVDQLFG; this comes from the coding sequence GTGATTGACCCACAATTTAAGAACGAACCAGCAGATGCAGCCCATGCGGGGGATTCTGAGTTAGAAGCACAGCTAGAAGCGGTAGAGATTCAGACTGAGGAGGTGGCAAAGCGTCAACGGCGCATTACCAGTCAGATCGCAATCGCGCACCCGAGAGAATCGGTGTGGAAGGTGTTGACTGATTATGAATCATTGCCTGAATTTATTCCCAGCCTAGAAAAAAGTCAACGTCTGGAACATCCCGAGGGAGAAAAAGTTCGTTTAGAACAAGTGGGAAAACAGAAACTACTGAAAATGAATTTTAGTGCCCGTGTGGTGCTAGATTTAGAAGAAGCTCACCCCGAACGCATTGATTTTGAGATGGTGGAAGGGGACTTTAAGGCATTTTCTGGCTATTGGTTCTTAGAACCAAAAGAGAAGACAACCCAACTGGTTTACAGTATCTTTGTTTGGCCCCCGCGCACCATGCCTGTCAGTTTAATTGAACGTCGGTTGAGTAAAGATTTATCATTGAATTTAGTTGCGATTCGCCAACGGGTTGATCAGTTGTTTGGCTAA
- a CDS encoding MBL fold metallo-hydrolase has product MRNAPSPIPNDHGCLFCYPYAVGHEGEGVCFLLQLGDHRLLLDCGVADVKELTTSEGNLPPIDFILCSHAHSDHARGLLSLHRAFPDLPVYASEVTVQLLPLNWLEEKDVPPLAHALPTRSRIALADDLTVELYPAGHLPGACAIALTYTTPQRRHRILYTGDFFLSNSRLAEGLSIEELRGFSPDILIIEGSYGTARHPHRRQQENQLMARLSETLAAGNNLVLPVPYFGLAQEILVLLRSHHQFTGRDLDIWVDPMITQACSAYLEILPHLPDSIQNFAKHQPLFWDERVRPRVRPLTARSDITDSPTILLVEENSDWTQLIPETDQQWVVFQPEDPAPPEINRQDLPWHSETYLLAQHSDGLGTTQLIHNLRPQHVIFVHGPKNYLVDLTGLEELQHRYHLHLPQAKTEVELHIGDEFIQPAAPPETSYEGEVTEEEKVVNIQLPSSIVNDPRWHNFADTGLLKARWQGEELVLRGLSQKEILRQTSDEKLPREIASCGNCRYRQGQHCRNPASPLYGFQVTPEGYCPLFEPLPNNSDNEQTE; this is encoded by the coding sequence ATGAGGAACGCGCCTTCTCCAATTCCTAATGATCACGGTTGCTTGTTTTGCTATCCTTATGCGGTTGGTCATGAGGGGGAAGGCGTTTGTTTTTTGTTGCAGTTGGGAGACCATCGTTTACTCTTAGATTGTGGGGTGGCTGATGTTAAGGAATTAACAACATCTGAGGGTAATTTACCGCCCATTGATTTCATTTTATGTAGTCATGCCCACAGCGATCATGCGCGGGGTTTGTTGAGTCTGCATCGCGCTTTTCCTGATCTCCCTGTTTATGCTAGTGAAGTCACGGTTCAACTCTTGCCTCTCAACTGGTTAGAAGAAAAAGATGTTCCTCCCTTAGCTCATGCTCTTCCCACGCGATCGCGCATTGCTTTAGCGGATGATTTAACCGTAGAACTCTATCCAGCTGGTCATTTACCAGGGGCTTGCGCGATCGCGCTCACTTATACCACCCCTCAACGCCGTCATCGCATCCTCTACACTGGCGATTTTTTCCTCTCCAATTCTCGCTTAGCAGAAGGCTTATCCATTGAAGAACTGCGGGGCTTCTCTCCCGATATTCTGATTATAGAAGGCAGCTATGGCACGGCACGGCATCCCCATCGCCGTCAGCAGGAAAATCAGTTGATGGCGCGGTTGAGTGAGACCTTAGCAGCTGGAAATAATCTTGTTTTACCAGTACCGTATTTTGGTTTAGCCCAAGAAATCTTAGTCTTGCTGCGATCGCATCATCAGTTTACTGGGCGCGATCTTGATATCTGGGTTGATCCGATGATTACTCAAGCCTGTAGTGCCTATCTTGAGATTCTGCCTCATCTTCCCGACTCCATTCAAAATTTTGCCAAACATCAACCTCTCTTCTGGGATGAACGGGTGCGCCCTCGGGTGCGTCCTTTGACCGCTCGCAGCGATATCACTGATTCTCCCACTATTCTTCTCGTTGAAGAAAACTCAGACTGGACACAACTGATTCCTGAAACGGATCAGCAATGGGTTGTTTTCCAACCTGAAGATCCCGCTCCCCCAGAGATCAATCGTCAAGATCTGCCTTGGCACAGTGAAACTTATCTTCTTGCCCAACATAGCGATGGTTTAGGAACAACGCAACTGATTCATAACCTCCGTCCGCAGCACGTCATCTTTGTTCACGGACCGAAAAATTACTTGGTTGATTTAACAGGACTCGAAGAACTTCAACATCGCTATCATCTGCATCTCCCGCAAGCGAAAACAGAAGTTGAACTTCATATTGGCGATGAATTTATTCAACCAGCAGCCCCACCAGAAACCAGCTACGAGGGAGAAGTGACAGAAGAAGAAAAAGTAGTCAATATTCAACTTCCCAGTAGTATTGTTAATGATCCGCGATGGCACAATTTTGCGGATACAGGATTATTGAAAGCCCGTTGGCAAGGAGAAGAACTGGTTCTCAGAGGCTTATCACAGAAGGAGATTCTTCGCCAAACCAGTGACGAAAAACTCCCTCGTGAAATCGCAAGTTGTGGCAACTGTCGATATCGGCAAGGTCAACATTGTCGGAATCCAGCATCCCCCCTTTATGGCTTTCAAGTGACACCAGAGGGGTATTGTCCGCTGTTTGAGCCTTTACCGAACAATTCAGACAATGAGCAGACAGAGTGA
- a CDS encoding type II toxin-antitoxin system HicB family antitoxin, with the protein MASLPDFDMMQPCTHGDSYQGALDNAQDVIYLLEDIYEQKQKPFPQTGLVVHL; encoded by the coding sequence GTGGCTAGCCTACCTGACTTTGACATGATGCAGCCTTGTACTCATGGAGACTCCTATCAAGGAGCTCTTGATAACGCCCAAGATGTCATCTATCTTTTAGAGGATATTTACGAGCAAAAACAGAAGCCTTTTCCACAAACTGGGTTAGTCGTTCACCTTTGA
- a CDS encoding YihY/virulence factor BrkB family protein, whose protein sequence is MKKLKGLIALLKETFSQWLEHKVPRLAAALAYYMVFSLAPLLIIAIAIAGAIFGEDAARGEIVARISGFVGQDAASVIEKAISNASRPDLSNIASLISIAILLFGASGVFAQLQDALNTIWSVQPRPGRVVKQFISKRILSFAMVLGLGLFVILSLLLSAAISALSQLELLPGFPFLWQFLSFAVTFGLVTLFFALVFKFLPDAKVAWSDVWIGAVITSILFAIGRSLLGWYLGKTSFASTYGAAGSLIVLLAWIYYSAQILFLGAEFTEVYARKFGSHITPTRHSMRITTTPLDEEWDEEEMDETR, encoded by the coding sequence ATGAAAAAACTTAAGGGCTTAATTGCTCTGCTTAAAGAAACCTTTAGTCAGTGGTTAGAGCATAAAGTCCCACGTTTAGCTGCTGCTTTAGCCTACTACATGGTTTTTTCCCTAGCGCCGTTGCTAATCATTGCCATTGCCATTGCGGGGGCGATTTTTGGGGAAGATGCTGCTCGCGGTGAAATCGTAGCGCGGATTAGCGGTTTTGTCGGTCAAGATGCAGCGAGTGTGATTGAAAAAGCAATTAGTAATGCCAGCCGACCCGATTTAAGTAACATTGCCTCTTTAATTAGTATTGCCATTCTTTTATTTGGTGCTTCTGGGGTATTTGCCCAATTACAAGATGCCCTCAATACGATTTGGAGTGTGCAACCGCGACCAGGACGAGTCGTCAAACAGTTTATCAGCAAACGGATTTTATCCTTTGCCATGGTTCTAGGCTTAGGATTATTTGTTATCCTTTCCCTGCTCCTGAGTGCTGCTATTTCTGCTTTAAGTCAATTGGAATTATTACCAGGATTTCCCTTTTTATGGCAATTTCTGTCTTTTGCGGTTACCTTCGGTCTAGTGACTTTATTTTTTGCCTTAGTTTTCAAGTTTCTTCCCGATGCAAAAGTTGCTTGGAGTGATGTTTGGATTGGAGCAGTCATTACTTCGATTTTATTTGCCATTGGTCGATCGCTGCTGGGATGGTATCTCGGAAAAACCAGTTTTGCCTCAACCTATGGCGCTGCTGGCTCTTTGATTGTCTTGTTGGCCTGGATTTATTACTCCGCACAAATTCTCTTTCTCGGTGCAGAATTTACAGAAGTTTATGCCCGTAAATTTGGGTCTCATATTACCCCCACTCGTCACTCAATGCGTATTACCACCACTCCCCTTGATGAGGAATGGGATGAAGAAGAAATGGATGAGACAAGATGA